A genomic window from Carassius gibelio isolate Cgi1373 ecotype wild population from Czech Republic chromosome A11, carGib1.2-hapl.c, whole genome shotgun sequence includes:
- the LOC128022356 gene encoding pleckstrin homology domain-containing family A member 6 isoform X7, with amino-acid sequence MKEDTQEEGVLSQNDPNGTAGHQQVIQTHLEENGPLKPFLSSDSEMNGKAVGRGPVNKASEANSNTNNLSMVSETPPDSQNYSRGTRTPTPKRAATFGKRSNSMRRNPNAEVARQGWLHKQASSGMKQWNKRWFVLTDRCLFYYKDEKEEVVLGSLPLLSFKIGPVQASDNINRKFAFKVWCETSEEEQKEEEESEDLKASIAFCLQVEHTGIRTYFFSADSQKEQEEWIQAMTEAARVHISATSRNQSEHVHAAEQNDVVAKRLEPNSHAENGQRIDVHELNGVETREAMPSTPVTPATSYIEGKIGEKGGLAPHHPNGWGTYGPPNGSRYQSQDNVRDMREPHEENVVMRRGFVPRTAPERLAQRKSSMTQLQQWVNQRRTTVTQDDGRSPSRYYTVNRAMSPDCYGVYSGPPYVDDYPLYPPGVRPESICSMSAAYNRPPPHWTMEERKRSLRDGPLYGQPRDPQWMMGPHGPAFYPQLDSAQNSMRGLSIQPRSRSVPRSPSSSSGGHYSPHSFASPARSTSARFDRGPGRISEEGIYADPSVYGLRRSLSSPKYDFTGDRRSYSQGMYHYNYPGSPSVHRKMEDILDVQLQRNLEYLDQQVPPFHDVYSDLHPALKRNEIETSKLLDGLCEQNRLVREQEAVVHRLRMEKDSLEGVLVATHQEMELYRNQPLAMEKLQLKKESLQNKLINIRGELSQASSALTSTCMEFEALEDEVNSIHGDLWEHLNAGGQSELVHRHIQKEFWRVQDVLEGLHKNNPSRGTDTAKHRASGASGSFSTNSPASPLSSVSLTSPLSPFSPVPGSQASPTKQLATEEVGPPRPPLPKSYQPLESSQSFPPSVPLLPLESNAWLRSMGPHSGIHQEGYKDNEDFHSRKQNYSSQGQKISDFDTEQSNQNRVGIIPPRTKSPSEDKNNSDGVQRRNGKVSNGHISRERPKSAVFPAEVKSKMSVEEQNERIRRNQSNSVRDKRRSLNISSNQNTDGYKSSASYRVVRRRVTADEVVIQDLEAAVRGEGLESPREEIARLRRQVEPEHYDLDLNKELSMPDKVLIPERYLENEPSTPLSPEELREKQKKVERIKTLIAKSNLQNVVPVLDGPVEGHSNPEQQLQEQEKRIEMSCALAAEASRRSRLISAQCVPSPPASPTSLVPPPTADYSDSSHIMKV; translated from the exons tcAAAATGACCCTAATGGAACAGCTGGACACCAGCAAGTGATCCAGACACATCTAGAAGAGAACGGACCTTTGAAACCCTTTCT gAGCTCTGATTCGGAAATGAACGGCAAGGCGGTTGGCAGGGGGCCAGTGAACAAAGCCAGTGAAGCAAACAGCAACACCAACAATCTCAGCATGGTGTCTGAGACGCCCCCGGACTCCCAGAACTACTCACGG GGCACACGCACACCCACACCCAAGAGAGCCGCCACGTTCGGGAAGCGCTCCAACTCCATGCGGCGCAACCCCAACGCTGAGGTGGCCCGGCAGGGTTGGCTTCACAAACAG GCAAGCAGTGGTATGAAACAGTGGAACAAGCGCTGGTTCGTGCTGACAGATCGATGTCTCTTCTACTATAAAG ACGAGAAGGAAGAAGTAGTCTTGGGCAGCCTTCCTCTTCTCAGCTTCAAGATTGGACCAGTCCAGGCATCAGACAACATCAACCGCAAGTTTGCCTTTAAG GTGTGGTGTGAAACCAGCGAAGAGGAGCAGAAGGAGGAAGAGGAAAGTGAGGATTTAAAGGCTAGTATTGCGTTCTGTTTGCAGGTTGAGCACACAGGAATTCGTACATACTTCTTCAGTGCAGACAGTCAGAAAGAGCAAGAGGAGTGGATCCAAGCCATGACTGAGGCTGCCAGGGTCCACATCTCGGCCACatccag AAATCAATCTGAGCATGTCCATGCAGCAGAACAAAACGACGTAGTAGCCAAACGTCTCGAGCCAAACTCTCATGCAGAGAACGGCCAGAGGATAGATGTTCACGAGCTTAACGGCGTAGAAACCAGAGAAGCCATGCCCAGCACCCCAGTGACCCCAGCTACCTCTTATATAGAGGGCAAGATAGGGGAGAAAGGAGGCCTGGCACCCCATCACCCCAACGGCTGGGGTACCTATGGTCCTCCCAATGGTTCAAGATACCAGTCCCAAGACAACGTGAGGGACATGCGGGAGCCGCATGAGGAGAATGTTGTGATGCGGAGGGGCTTTGTGCCTAGGACGGCACCGGAGAGACTCGCCCAGAGGAAGAGCTCCATGACGCAGCTGCAGCAGTGGGTCAACCAGCGGCGGACCACAGTGACTCAGGACGACGGCCGCAG TCCATCCAGGTACTACACAGTAAACCGCGCTATGTCACCAGACTGTTACGGTGTGTACAGCGGCCCTCCGTATGTGGATGACTATCCCCTCTACCCACCGGGTGTGCGGCCTGAGAGCATCTGCTCCATGTCTGCTGCATACAACCGACCACCTCCTCACTGGACCATGGAAGAGAGGAAGCGGTCATTGCGAGACGGCCCCTTATATGGTCAACCTCGAGACCCGCAGTGGATGATGGGACCCCACGGTCCTGCCTTTTACCCCCAGTTAGACTCAGCACAGAACTCTATGAGAGGGCTTTCCATACAGCCACGCTCACGGTCAGTCCCTCGTTCACCCTCCTCTTCATCAGGAGGACACTATTCTCCGCACAGCTTCGCCTCACCTGCCCGATCGACCAGCGCCAGGTTTGATCGGGGACCCGGAAGAATCAGTGAGGAAGGTATATATGCTGACCCCTCAGTGTACGGGCTCCGCAGGTCACTGAGCTCACCCAAG TATGATTTCACTGGAGATCGTCGCTCCTACAGTCAAGGAATGTACCACTACAACTACCCAGGATCCCCTTCGGTCCATAGAAAAATG GAGGACATTTTAGACGTGCAGCTTCAGAGGAACCTGGAGTACCTTGATCAGCAG GTGCCTCCATTCCATGATGTGTACAGTGACCTTCATCCCGCACTGAAGCGCAATGAGATTGAGACCAGT AAACTTCTGGACGGCTTGTGTGAGCAGAATCGACTTGTGAGAGAGCAGGAGGCTGTAGTGCATCGCTTGCGAATGGAAAAG GACAGCCTAGAGGGGGTGCTGGTGGCCACGCATCAGGAGATGGAGCTGTACAGGAACCAGCCGCTGGCCATGGAGAAACTTCAGCTGAAGAAGGAGAGTCTACAAAACAAGCTGATTAACATCAGAGGAGAGCTGTCTCAGGCCTCCAGT GCcctgaccagcacctgtatggaGTTTGAGGCACTAGAGGATGAAGTAAACAGCATCCACGGGGACTTATGGGAGCACCTGAATGCTGGAGGGCAG AGTGAGCTGGTACACAGGCACATTCAGAAGGAGTTCTGGAGGGTTCAGGATGTTTTGGAGGGGCTGCACAAGAACAACCCGTCTCGCGGCACGGATACGGCCAAGCACAGAG CCAGTGGAGCATCCGGCTCCTTCAGCACAAACAGTCCTGCAAGCCCCTTGAGTTCAGTGAGTCTGACGAGTCCTCTCAGCCCCTTCTCTCCCGTCCCTGGCTCTCAGGCCTCTCCAACTAAACAGCTGGCCACAGAG GAGGTTGGTCCTCCGCGACCTCCACTTCCTAAGTCTTACCAGCCCCTGGAGTCTTCCCAGTCTTTCCCCCCCTCTGTCCCACTCCTGCCCTTAGAAAGCAATGCCTGGCTGCGCAGCATGGGCCCCCATTCAGGCATCCACCAGGAAGGCTACAAGGACAATGAAGATTTCCACAGCAGAAAG CAGAACTACAGCTCACAGGGACAAAAGATCAGCGACTTTGATACAGAGCAATCCAACCAGAATAGAG TCGGAATTATTCCACCCAGGACCAAGTCGCCTTCAGAAGACAAGAACAATTCTGATGGCGTCCAACGGAGAAATGGGAAGGTGTCCAATGGTCACATTTCCAGA GAGAGGCCAAAGAGTGCAGTGTTCCCCGCAGAGGTGAAGTCTAAAATGAGTGTGGAGGAACAGAACGAGAGGATACGAAGAAACCAGAGCAACTCCGTCAGAGACAAGAGGCGCAGCCTCAACATCTCCAGCAACCAGAACACTGATGGCTACAAATCTTCTGCTAGCTACAGAGTG GTGCGGAGGAGAGTGACGGCTGATGAGGTGGTTATTCAGGATCTCGAGGCGGCTGTTAGGGGAGAAGGTTTGGAGTCACCCAGGGAAGAAATTGCTCGTCTGCGACGACAGGTGGAACCTGAACACTATGACCTGGATCTCAACAAAGAG TTGTCCATGCCGGACAAAGTCTTGATCCCCGAGCGATACTTGGAAAATGAGCCCAGTACACCACTCAGCCCAGAAGAGCTGCGGGAAAAACAGAAGAAAGTTGAAAGAATCAAGACACTGATTGCCAAATCTAA CTTGCAGAATGTGGTGCCAGTGTTGGACGGGCCAGTGGAGGGACACAGTAACCCAGAGCAGCAGCTTCAGGAGCAGGAGAAACGCATTGAGATGTCCTGTGCTCTGGCTGCCGAGGCCTCCCGCCGTAGCCGGCTAATCTCCG CACAGTGCGTCCCCAGCCCCCCTGCCTCCCCAACCAGCCTGGTCCCTCCCCCTACTGCTGACTACTCTGACTCCTCCCACATCATGAAGGTGTGA
- the LOC128022356 gene encoding pleckstrin homology domain-containing family A member 6 isoform X12, with protein sequence MKEDTQEEGVLSQNDPNGTAGHQQVIQTHLEENGPLKPFLSSDSEMNGKAVGRGPVNKASEANSNTNNLSMVSETPPDSQNYSRGTRTPTPKRAATFGKRSNSMRRNPNAEVARQGWLHKQASSGMKQWNKRWFVLTDRCLFYYKDEKEEVVLGSLPLLSFKIGPVQASDNINRKFAFKVWCETSEEEQKEEEESEDLKASIAFCLQVEHTGIRTYFFSADSQKEQEEWIQAMTEAARVHISATSRNQSEHVHAAEQNDVVAKRLEPNSHAENGQRIDVHELNGVETREAMPSTPVTPATSYIEGKIGEKGGLAPHHPNGWGTYGPPNGSRYQSQDNVRDMREPHEENVVMRRGFVPRTAPERLAQRKSSMTQLQQWVNQRRTTVTQDDGRSPSRYYTVNRAMSPDCYGVYSGPPYVDDYPLYPPGVRPESICSMSAAYNRPPPHWTMEERKRSLRDGPLYGQPRDPQWMMGPHGPAFYPQLDSAQNSMRGLSIQPRSRSVPRSPSSSSGGHYSPHSFASPARSTSARFDRGPGRISEEGIYADPSVYGLRRSLSSPKYDFTGDRRSYSQGMYHYNYPGSPSVHRKMEDILDVQLQRNLEYLDQQMTDGDHLIGMVTRMVERSSPRAKLFSQVPPFHDVYSDLHPALKRNEIETSKLLDGLCEQNRLVREQEAVVHRLRMEKDSLEGVLVATHQEMELYRNQPLAMEKLQLKKESLQNKLINIRGELSQASSALTSTCMEFEALEDEVNSIHGDLWEHLNAGGQSELVHRHIQKEFWRVQDVLEGLHKNNPSRGTDTAKHRASGASGSFSTNSPASPLSSVSLTSPLSPFSPVPGSQASPTKQLATENYSSQGQKISDFDTEQSNQNRVGIIPPRTKSPSEDKNNSDGVQRRNGKVSNGHISRERPKSAVFPAEVKSKMSVEEQNERIRRNQSNSVRDKRRSLNISSNQNTDGYKSSASYRVVRRRVTADEVVIQDLEAAVRGEGLESPREEIARLRRQVEPEHYDLDLNKELSMPDKVLIPERYLENEPSTPLSPEELREKQKKVERIKTLIAKSNLQNVVPVLDGPVEGHSNPEQQLQEQEKRIEMSCALAAEASRRSRLISAQCVPSPPASPTSLVPPPTADYSDSSHIMKV encoded by the exons tcAAAATGACCCTAATGGAACAGCTGGACACCAGCAAGTGATCCAGACACATCTAGAAGAGAACGGACCTTTGAAACCCTTTCT gAGCTCTGATTCGGAAATGAACGGCAAGGCGGTTGGCAGGGGGCCAGTGAACAAAGCCAGTGAAGCAAACAGCAACACCAACAATCTCAGCATGGTGTCTGAGACGCCCCCGGACTCCCAGAACTACTCACGG GGCACACGCACACCCACACCCAAGAGAGCCGCCACGTTCGGGAAGCGCTCCAACTCCATGCGGCGCAACCCCAACGCTGAGGTGGCCCGGCAGGGTTGGCTTCACAAACAG GCAAGCAGTGGTATGAAACAGTGGAACAAGCGCTGGTTCGTGCTGACAGATCGATGTCTCTTCTACTATAAAG ACGAGAAGGAAGAAGTAGTCTTGGGCAGCCTTCCTCTTCTCAGCTTCAAGATTGGACCAGTCCAGGCATCAGACAACATCAACCGCAAGTTTGCCTTTAAG GTGTGGTGTGAAACCAGCGAAGAGGAGCAGAAGGAGGAAGAGGAAAGTGAGGATTTAAAGGCTAGTATTGCGTTCTGTTTGCAGGTTGAGCACACAGGAATTCGTACATACTTCTTCAGTGCAGACAGTCAGAAAGAGCAAGAGGAGTGGATCCAAGCCATGACTGAGGCTGCCAGGGTCCACATCTCGGCCACatccag AAATCAATCTGAGCATGTCCATGCAGCAGAACAAAACGACGTAGTAGCCAAACGTCTCGAGCCAAACTCTCATGCAGAGAACGGCCAGAGGATAGATGTTCACGAGCTTAACGGCGTAGAAACCAGAGAAGCCATGCCCAGCACCCCAGTGACCCCAGCTACCTCTTATATAGAGGGCAAGATAGGGGAGAAAGGAGGCCTGGCACCCCATCACCCCAACGGCTGGGGTACCTATGGTCCTCCCAATGGTTCAAGATACCAGTCCCAAGACAACGTGAGGGACATGCGGGAGCCGCATGAGGAGAATGTTGTGATGCGGAGGGGCTTTGTGCCTAGGACGGCACCGGAGAGACTCGCCCAGAGGAAGAGCTCCATGACGCAGCTGCAGCAGTGGGTCAACCAGCGGCGGACCACAGTGACTCAGGACGACGGCCGCAG TCCATCCAGGTACTACACAGTAAACCGCGCTATGTCACCAGACTGTTACGGTGTGTACAGCGGCCCTCCGTATGTGGATGACTATCCCCTCTACCCACCGGGTGTGCGGCCTGAGAGCATCTGCTCCATGTCTGCTGCATACAACCGACCACCTCCTCACTGGACCATGGAAGAGAGGAAGCGGTCATTGCGAGACGGCCCCTTATATGGTCAACCTCGAGACCCGCAGTGGATGATGGGACCCCACGGTCCTGCCTTTTACCCCCAGTTAGACTCAGCACAGAACTCTATGAGAGGGCTTTCCATACAGCCACGCTCACGGTCAGTCCCTCGTTCACCCTCCTCTTCATCAGGAGGACACTATTCTCCGCACAGCTTCGCCTCACCTGCCCGATCGACCAGCGCCAGGTTTGATCGGGGACCCGGAAGAATCAGTGAGGAAGGTATATATGCTGACCCCTCAGTGTACGGGCTCCGCAGGTCACTGAGCTCACCCAAG TATGATTTCACTGGAGATCGTCGCTCCTACAGTCAAGGAATGTACCACTACAACTACCCAGGATCCCCTTCGGTCCATAGAAAAATG GAGGACATTTTAGACGTGCAGCTTCAGAGGAACCTGGAGTACCTTGATCAGCAG ATGACAGATGGTGATCACCTAATCGGCATGGTAACCAGAATGGTTGAGCGTTCCTCTCCTCGAGCAAAACTATTTTCACAA GTGCCTCCATTCCATGATGTGTACAGTGACCTTCATCCCGCACTGAAGCGCAATGAGATTGAGACCAGT AAACTTCTGGACGGCTTGTGTGAGCAGAATCGACTTGTGAGAGAGCAGGAGGCTGTAGTGCATCGCTTGCGAATGGAAAAG GACAGCCTAGAGGGGGTGCTGGTGGCCACGCATCAGGAGATGGAGCTGTACAGGAACCAGCCGCTGGCCATGGAGAAACTTCAGCTGAAGAAGGAGAGTCTACAAAACAAGCTGATTAACATCAGAGGAGAGCTGTCTCAGGCCTCCAGT GCcctgaccagcacctgtatggaGTTTGAGGCACTAGAGGATGAAGTAAACAGCATCCACGGGGACTTATGGGAGCACCTGAATGCTGGAGGGCAG AGTGAGCTGGTACACAGGCACATTCAGAAGGAGTTCTGGAGGGTTCAGGATGTTTTGGAGGGGCTGCACAAGAACAACCCGTCTCGCGGCACGGATACGGCCAAGCACAGAG CCAGTGGAGCATCCGGCTCCTTCAGCACAAACAGTCCTGCAAGCCCCTTGAGTTCAGTGAGTCTGACGAGTCCTCTCAGCCCCTTCTCTCCCGTCCCTGGCTCTCAGGCCTCTCCAACTAAACAGCTGGCCACAGAG AACTACAGCTCACAGGGACAAAAGATCAGCGACTTTGATACAGAGCAATCCAACCAGAATAGAG TCGGAATTATTCCACCCAGGACCAAGTCGCCTTCAGAAGACAAGAACAATTCTGATGGCGTCCAACGGAGAAATGGGAAGGTGTCCAATGGTCACATTTCCAGA GAGAGGCCAAAGAGTGCAGTGTTCCCCGCAGAGGTGAAGTCTAAAATGAGTGTGGAGGAACAGAACGAGAGGATACGAAGAAACCAGAGCAACTCCGTCAGAGACAAGAGGCGCAGCCTCAACATCTCCAGCAACCAGAACACTGATGGCTACAAATCTTCTGCTAGCTACAGAGTG GTGCGGAGGAGAGTGACGGCTGATGAGGTGGTTATTCAGGATCTCGAGGCGGCTGTTAGGGGAGAAGGTTTGGAGTCACCCAGGGAAGAAATTGCTCGTCTGCGACGACAGGTGGAACCTGAACACTATGACCTGGATCTCAACAAAGAG TTGTCCATGCCGGACAAAGTCTTGATCCCCGAGCGATACTTGGAAAATGAGCCCAGTACACCACTCAGCCCAGAAGAGCTGCGGGAAAAACAGAAGAAAGTTGAAAGAATCAAGACACTGATTGCCAAATCTAA CTTGCAGAATGTGGTGCCAGTGTTGGACGGGCCAGTGGAGGGACACAGTAACCCAGAGCAGCAGCTTCAGGAGCAGGAGAAACGCATTGAGATGTCCTGTGCTCTGGCTGCCGAGGCCTCCCGCCGTAGCCGGCTAATCTCCG CACAGTGCGTCCCCAGCCCCCCTGCCTCCCCAACCAGCCTGGTCCCTCCCCCTACTGCTGACTACTCTGACTCCTCCCACATCATGAAGGTGTGA
- the LOC128022356 gene encoding pleckstrin homology domain-containing family A member 6 isoform X10 gives MNGKAVGRGPVNKASEANSNTNNLSMVSETPPDSQNYSRGTRTPTPKRAATFGKRSNSMRRNPNAEVARQGWLHKQASSGMKQWNKRWFVLTDRCLFYYKDEKEEVVLGSLPLLSFKIGPVQASDNINRKFAFKVWCETSEEEQKEEEESEDLKASIAFCLQVEHTGIRTYFFSADSQKEQEEWIQAMTEAARVHISATSRNQSEHVHAAEQNDVVAKRLEPNSHAENGQRIDVHELNGVETREAMPSTPVTPATSYIEGKIGEKGGLAPHHPNGWGTYGPPNGSRYQSQDNVRDMREPHEENVVMRRGFVPRTAPERLAQRKSSMTQLQQWVNQRRTTVTQDDGRSPSRYYTVNRAMSPDCYGVYSGPPYVDDYPLYPPGVRPESICSMSAAYNRPPPHWTMEERKRSLRDGPLYGQPRDPQWMMGPHGPAFYPQLDSAQNSMRGLSIQPRSRSVPRSPSSSSGGHYSPHSFASPARSTSARFDRGPGRISEEGIYADPSVYGLRRSLSSPKYDFTGDRRSYSQGMYHYNYPGSPSVHRKMEDILDVQLQRNLEYLDQQMTDGDHLIGMVTRMVERSSPRAKLFSQVPPFHDVYSDLHPALKRNEIETSKLLDGLCEQNRLVREQEAVVHRLRMEKDSLEGVLVATHQEMELYRNQPLAMEKLQLKKESLQNKLINIRGELSQASSALTSTCMEFEALEDEVNSIHGDLWEHLNAGGQSELVHRHIQKEFWRVQDVLEGLHKNNPSRGTDTAKHRASGASGSFSTNSPASPLSSVSLTSPLSPFSPVPGSQASPTKQLATEEVGPPRPPLPKSYQPLESSQSFPPSVPLLPLESNAWLRSMGPHSGIHQEGYKDNEDFHSRKQNYSSQGQKISDFDTEQSNQNRVGIIPPRTKSPSEDKNNSDGVQRRNGKVSNGHISRERPKSAVFPAEVKSKMSVEEQNERIRRNQSNSVRDKRRSLNISSNQNTDGYKSSASYRVVRRRVTADEVVIQDLEAAVRGEGLESPREEIARLRRQVEPEHYDLDLNKELSMPDKVLIPERYLENEPSTPLSPEELREKQKKVERIKTLIAKSNLQNVVPVLDGPVEGHSNPEQQLQEQEKRIEMSCALAAEASRRSRLISAQCVPSPPASPTSLVPPPTADYSDSSHIMKV, from the exons ATGAACGGCAAGGCGGTTGGCAGGGGGCCAGTGAACAAAGCCAGTGAAGCAAACAGCAACACCAACAATCTCAGCATGGTGTCTGAGACGCCCCCGGACTCCCAGAACTACTCACGG GGCACACGCACACCCACACCCAAGAGAGCCGCCACGTTCGGGAAGCGCTCCAACTCCATGCGGCGCAACCCCAACGCTGAGGTGGCCCGGCAGGGTTGGCTTCACAAACAG GCAAGCAGTGGTATGAAACAGTGGAACAAGCGCTGGTTCGTGCTGACAGATCGATGTCTCTTCTACTATAAAG ACGAGAAGGAAGAAGTAGTCTTGGGCAGCCTTCCTCTTCTCAGCTTCAAGATTGGACCAGTCCAGGCATCAGACAACATCAACCGCAAGTTTGCCTTTAAG GTGTGGTGTGAAACCAGCGAAGAGGAGCAGAAGGAGGAAGAGGAAAGTGAGGATTTAAAGGCTAGTATTGCGTTCTGTTTGCAGGTTGAGCACACAGGAATTCGTACATACTTCTTCAGTGCAGACAGTCAGAAAGAGCAAGAGGAGTGGATCCAAGCCATGACTGAGGCTGCCAGGGTCCACATCTCGGCCACatccag AAATCAATCTGAGCATGTCCATGCAGCAGAACAAAACGACGTAGTAGCCAAACGTCTCGAGCCAAACTCTCATGCAGAGAACGGCCAGAGGATAGATGTTCACGAGCTTAACGGCGTAGAAACCAGAGAAGCCATGCCCAGCACCCCAGTGACCCCAGCTACCTCTTATATAGAGGGCAAGATAGGGGAGAAAGGAGGCCTGGCACCCCATCACCCCAACGGCTGGGGTACCTATGGTCCTCCCAATGGTTCAAGATACCAGTCCCAAGACAACGTGAGGGACATGCGGGAGCCGCATGAGGAGAATGTTGTGATGCGGAGGGGCTTTGTGCCTAGGACGGCACCGGAGAGACTCGCCCAGAGGAAGAGCTCCATGACGCAGCTGCAGCAGTGGGTCAACCAGCGGCGGACCACAGTGACTCAGGACGACGGCCGCAG TCCATCCAGGTACTACACAGTAAACCGCGCTATGTCACCAGACTGTTACGGTGTGTACAGCGGCCCTCCGTATGTGGATGACTATCCCCTCTACCCACCGGGTGTGCGGCCTGAGAGCATCTGCTCCATGTCTGCTGCATACAACCGACCACCTCCTCACTGGACCATGGAAGAGAGGAAGCGGTCATTGCGAGACGGCCCCTTATATGGTCAACCTCGAGACCCGCAGTGGATGATGGGACCCCACGGTCCTGCCTTTTACCCCCAGTTAGACTCAGCACAGAACTCTATGAGAGGGCTTTCCATACAGCCACGCTCACGGTCAGTCCCTCGTTCACCCTCCTCTTCATCAGGAGGACACTATTCTCCGCACAGCTTCGCCTCACCTGCCCGATCGACCAGCGCCAGGTTTGATCGGGGACCCGGAAGAATCAGTGAGGAAGGTATATATGCTGACCCCTCAGTGTACGGGCTCCGCAGGTCACTGAGCTCACCCAAG TATGATTTCACTGGAGATCGTCGCTCCTACAGTCAAGGAATGTACCACTACAACTACCCAGGATCCCCTTCGGTCCATAGAAAAATG GAGGACATTTTAGACGTGCAGCTTCAGAGGAACCTGGAGTACCTTGATCAGCAG ATGACAGATGGTGATCACCTAATCGGCATGGTAACCAGAATGGTTGAGCGTTCCTCTCCTCGAGCAAAACTATTTTCACAA GTGCCTCCATTCCATGATGTGTACAGTGACCTTCATCCCGCACTGAAGCGCAATGAGATTGAGACCAGT AAACTTCTGGACGGCTTGTGTGAGCAGAATCGACTTGTGAGAGAGCAGGAGGCTGTAGTGCATCGCTTGCGAATGGAAAAG GACAGCCTAGAGGGGGTGCTGGTGGCCACGCATCAGGAGATGGAGCTGTACAGGAACCAGCCGCTGGCCATGGAGAAACTTCAGCTGAAGAAGGAGAGTCTACAAAACAAGCTGATTAACATCAGAGGAGAGCTGTCTCAGGCCTCCAGT GCcctgaccagcacctgtatggaGTTTGAGGCACTAGAGGATGAAGTAAACAGCATCCACGGGGACTTATGGGAGCACCTGAATGCTGGAGGGCAG AGTGAGCTGGTACACAGGCACATTCAGAAGGAGTTCTGGAGGGTTCAGGATGTTTTGGAGGGGCTGCACAAGAACAACCCGTCTCGCGGCACGGATACGGCCAAGCACAGAG CCAGTGGAGCATCCGGCTCCTTCAGCACAAACAGTCCTGCAAGCCCCTTGAGTTCAGTGAGTCTGACGAGTCCTCTCAGCCCCTTCTCTCCCGTCCCTGGCTCTCAGGCCTCTCCAACTAAACAGCTGGCCACAGAG GAGGTTGGTCCTCCGCGACCTCCACTTCCTAAGTCTTACCAGCCCCTGGAGTCTTCCCAGTCTTTCCCCCCCTCTGTCCCACTCCTGCCCTTAGAAAGCAATGCCTGGCTGCGCAGCATGGGCCCCCATTCAGGCATCCACCAGGAAGGCTACAAGGACAATGAAGATTTCCACAGCAGAAAG CAGAACTACAGCTCACAGGGACAAAAGATCAGCGACTTTGATACAGAGCAATCCAACCAGAATAGAG TCGGAATTATTCCACCCAGGACCAAGTCGCCTTCAGAAGACAAGAACAATTCTGATGGCGTCCAACGGAGAAATGGGAAGGTGTCCAATGGTCACATTTCCAGA GAGAGGCCAAAGAGTGCAGTGTTCCCCGCAGAGGTGAAGTCTAAAATGAGTGTGGAGGAACAGAACGAGAGGATACGAAGAAACCAGAGCAACTCCGTCAGAGACAAGAGGCGCAGCCTCAACATCTCCAGCAACCAGAACACTGATGGCTACAAATCTTCTGCTAGCTACAGAGTG GTGCGGAGGAGAGTGACGGCTGATGAGGTGGTTATTCAGGATCTCGAGGCGGCTGTTAGGGGAGAAGGTTTGGAGTCACCCAGGGAAGAAATTGCTCGTCTGCGACGACAGGTGGAACCTGAACACTATGACCTGGATCTCAACAAAGAG TTGTCCATGCCGGACAAAGTCTTGATCCCCGAGCGATACTTGGAAAATGAGCCCAGTACACCACTCAGCCCAGAAGAGCTGCGGGAAAAACAGAAGAAAGTTGAAAGAATCAAGACACTGATTGCCAAATCTAA CTTGCAGAATGTGGTGCCAGTGTTGGACGGGCCAGTGGAGGGACACAGTAACCCAGAGCAGCAGCTTCAGGAGCAGGAGAAACGCATTGAGATGTCCTGTGCTCTGGCTGCCGAGGCCTCCCGCCGTAGCCGGCTAATCTCCG CACAGTGCGTCCCCAGCCCCCCTGCCTCCCCAACCAGCCTGGTCCCTCCCCCTACTGCTGACTACTCTGACTCCTCCCACATCATGAAGGTGTGA